One genomic segment of Dehalogenimonas alkenigignens includes these proteins:
- a CDS encoding alpha/beta hydrolase: MRHLEGTFNVGKRQALYYQAWLPATQPKAVILLVHGLADHSSRYGNVVDYLVPKSYSVWSYDQRGHGKSPGKRCYVHRFADLTGDLGLFVDFIKQKNPSLPLFIVGHSLGALEAALYCTSHAAWVTGAVLSGLVLKAGESVPKRTQKLVKILSVIVPRFGARQLECGGISRDETVVKNYIGDPLVFTGKIPARTGAEMIDAMSKVQSLAGKINLPVLLMHGASDRLAEPAGSQLFFDIIASSDKELHLFPGCYHEIFNEPCHDFVLGTLIRWLDKHILA; this comes from the coding sequence ATGCGTCATCTAGAAGGAACTTTCAATGTTGGCAAGCGGCAGGCGTTGTATTATCAAGCTTGGCTGCCTGCTACCCAGCCTAAGGCGGTCATCTTACTAGTGCACGGCCTAGCTGATCACTCGAGCCGGTATGGCAACGTGGTTGATTACCTGGTTCCCAAGAGCTACTCCGTTTGGAGCTACGACCAACGCGGTCACGGTAAGTCTCCGGGCAAGCGATGTTATGTTCATCGATTCGCCGACCTGACTGGCGACCTTGGTCTTTTTGTTGATTTTATAAAACAAAAAAACCCTAGTCTGCCGCTGTTCATCGTCGGCCACAGCTTAGGCGCACTGGAGGCAGCCTTGTACTGTACTAGCCACGCGGCATGGGTCACCGGCGCTGTACTTTCAGGCCTGGTGCTTAAGGCTGGAGAGAGCGTCCCCAAACGAACTCAGAAATTGGTTAAGATACTGTCTGTGATCGTTCCTCGTTTTGGCGCGAGACAACTCGAGTGTGGAGGCATTAGCCGCGATGAAACAGTCGTTAAAAACTACATTGGAGATCCATTGGTTTTTACAGGTAAGATACCGGCTCGTACGGGCGCTGAAATGATCGATGCTATGTCAAAGGTCCAATCATTAGCTGGAAAGATCAATCTGCCGGTTCTTCTCATGCATGGTGCTTCAGATCGTCTGGCTGAGCCTGCCGGAAGCCAACTTTTCTTTGACATCATCGCTTCCTCTGACAAAGAACTTCACCTCTTTCCCGGGTGTTATCACGAGATCTTCAACGAACCATGCCATGATTTCGTATTGGGTACTTTAATCCGCTGGCTGGACAAGCATATCCTCGCTTAA
- a CDS encoding HD domain-containing protein, with protein sequence MNREQALSEVKTKISNMNLIKHMLATEAVMRAMAERFGEDVEEWGLAGLLHDIDLDECQGDMKVHGRMSAEIARGMGLSEAGCRAIRCHSLSSESCQSLLDKALYCADPVTGLITAGALIRTEKKLAVTETRSILKRFKEKSFAAGANREQIAKCADIGLSLEEFIGLSLKAMQGISDQLGL encoded by the coding sequence ATGAATCGGGAACAAGCCCTGTCTGAGGTAAAAACCAAGATCTCCAACATGAATCTAATCAAGCATATGCTGGCCACTGAGGCTGTCATGCGCGCTATGGCTGAAAGATTCGGAGAGGATGTAGAAGAGTGGGGTTTGGCAGGTCTTTTGCATGATATTGACTTAGACGAATGCCAAGGTGATATGAAAGTTCATGGCAGGATGTCGGCGGAAATAGCGCGGGGAATGGGCTTATCCGAGGCCGGTTGCCGTGCCATCAGGTGCCACAGTTTGTCCAGTGAATCCTGCCAGAGCCTTCTAGACAAAGCCCTCTATTGCGCAGACCCAGTGACCGGGCTTATTACCGCCGGCGCACTAATCCGAACAGAGAAGAAGCTAGCCGTAACTGAAACCAGGTCCATTTTGAAACGCTTCAAGGAGAAAAGTTTTGCCGCTGGCGCCAACCGCGAACAGATCGCAAAATGCGCAGACATAGGCCTGTCATTGGAAGAATTCATCGGATTATCGCTCAAGGCGATGCAGGGCATATCCGATCAGCTAGGTCTCTAG